One window from the genome of Montipora foliosa isolate CH-2021 chromosome 5, ASM3666993v2, whole genome shotgun sequence encodes:
- the LOC138004131 gene encoding uncharacterized protein has product MKRPKVTHEAFGKKKFQEQNLSRIKEAVRDGGQAYGLAAVKEFKKPSFFPSESALKACLRQSGSHNHLLLDTFKKWQQKGALEDESFSYHTELITLYAPLLDLYCCATRHGDGLSRETVWLILMPIFWQLCMKNYWTESLVHVVNFTAKWPLAVRKMIQQNCSISMKGNKGANIDLDEYVETYIVQPLKNYVSGHTTVQMCKRIMANVQLFGQVRRAYADKQAFDVHVTTKHKEQDQFPDQLKGMWFCLKERFFLPQKDNTSIHKYNAHGQHDGCITKNLMHVFEKGIEKIEQKFDQKMFECFAERRLLPQD; this is encoded by the exons ATGAAACGGCCAAAGGTAACACATGAGGCCTttggaaagaagaaattccaAGAACAGAATTTAAGCCGAATTAAGGAAGCCGTACGTGATGGAGGACAAGCCTATGGTCTTGCAGCTGTAAAAGAATTCAAGAAACCAAGCTTTTTCCCTTCAGAATCTGCTCTGAAGGCATGCTTGCGTCAAAGTGGATCACACAATCATTTGCTTCTGGATACCTTTAAAAAGTGGCAACAGAAAGGAGCATTGGAAGACGAATCATTCAGTTATCACACAGAACTGATCACATTGTATGCACCACTGCTTGATCTCTACTGCTGTGCCACTAGGCATGGAGATGGCTTAAGCAGAGAGACTGTGTGGCTGATTCTTATGCCCATATTTTGGCAACTCTGCATGAAGAATTACTGGACGGAATCTCTTGTTCATGTTGTGAACTTTACTGCCAAGTGGCCTTTAGCTGTGAGGAAAATGATCCAACAGAATTGCAGTATAAGCATGAAAGGGAACAAGGGTGCCAACATCGACCTTGATGAGTACGTGGAAACATACATAGTACAGCCCCTCAAGAATTATGTGTCAG GACATACCACTGTACAAATGTGCAAGCGCATAATGGCAAATGTCCAATTGTTTGGCCAGGTGAGGAGGGCTTATGCCGACAAGCAAGCATTTGATGTGCATGTCACCACCAAACACAAAGAGCAAGATCAATTCCCAGACCAGCTAAAGGGCATGTGGTTCTGTCTGAAGGAAAGATTCTTCCTGCCACAAAAGGACAACACAAGCATACACAAGTACAATGCACATGGGCAACATGATGGCTGCATCACCAAAAATCTGatgcatgtttttgaaaaaggaattgaaaagattGAGCAGAAATTTGATCAAAAAATGTTCGAGTGTTTTGCAGAAAGAAGGTTATTGCCACAAGATTAA
- the LOC138002707 gene encoding uncharacterized protein, giving the protein MADSSELRAMNIHNDECKYCILCNGEPKYGDKYFVRTDVKSIVTDHLKKIPTHLQHLFDFLPSKSSSYSLKKPFCCRCCKKLLEKRQRTADNLETVENEIRRTGGSASRRLSFNEIAFSQQQQSGILGTANFASRPLHFPSSRTGRFGCELSPIAYPSLTTTCTSSSLSFSGTDVVQPDKTTLLTQELGVKVIVTWPSQTRQRKLKTDLEPLGKSLLHGTWKDIARAAFRVKELRAEMLKLFLKEVAKECTGIVSRKKPSLLRKTSAADMKELSFQKACFELKERSPLFYSVLMTAAIPSGGRKGNAEVEKWLSSVAVAGSVLLKQRCQNMNAVQLMITTLIKYTGFHTMCNFLSALRIGVSPSYYNKKADEWGQLYNERLLEQKEEDLVALKASLPDAEGAEDGNQRVVQGYFRDA; this is encoded by the exons ATGGCGGACTCGAGTGAGTTGAGAGCTATGAATATTCATAATGATGAATGCAAGTATTGTATTCTCTGTAATGGAGAACCAAAATATGGAGACAAATATTTCGTGCGAACGGATGTGAAATCAATTGTCACCGATCATCTCAAAAAAATTCCGACACATCTTCAACATTTATTCGACTTTCTACCGTCGAAGTCGAGTTCTTATTCTCTGAAGAAGCCGTTTTGTTGTCGCTGCTGCAAAAAACTCCTTGAAAAGCGACAGAGGACGGCGGATAACCTGGAGACTGTGGAAAATGAAATCCGTAGAACCGGCGGTAGTGCATCGCGAAGACTTTCTTTCAATGAGATTGCCTTTTCCCAGCAACAACAGTCGGGAATATTAGGAACAGCGAACTTTGCGAGTAGGCCTTTGCATTTCCCTTCCTCAAGGACAGGTAGATTTGGTTGCGAGCTGTCTCCTATTGCCTATCCTTCTTTGACTACCACTTGTACTTCTTCGAGCTTGAGCTTTTCTGGAACTGATGTGGTCCAGCCAGACAAAACAACACTGCTGACACAGGAACTTGGCGTGAAG GTTATAGTTACATGGCCATCCCAGACAAGGCAACGAAAGCTCAAGACAGACCTTGAACCATTGGGTAAATCCCTCCTGCATGGCACATGGAAGGATATAGCAAGAGCAGCTTTTAGGGTCAAAGAATTACGGGCAGAAATGCTCAAGCTTTTCTTAAAGGAAGTTGCTAAGGAATGCACTGGCATTGTCTCACGTAAGAAGCCTTCCCTTCTAAGGAAGACATCAGCAGCAGACATGAAAGAGCTGTCTTTCCAAAAAGCGTGCTTTGAATTGAAGGAACGTTCCCCTTTATTCTACTCTGTGCTGATGACGGCTGCTATTCCCTCTGggggaaggaaaggaaatgcTGAGGTAGAAAAGTGGCTATCCAGTGTTGCAGTTGCTGGTTCAGTTTTGTTAAAACAACGGTGTCAAAATATGAATGCTGTGCAGTTGATGATAACAACTCTCATCAAATATACAGGCTTTCAT ACCATGTGCAACTTCCTCTCTGCTTTGCGTATTGGTGTTTCACCTTCATACTACAATAAGAAGGCTGATGAATGGGGGCAGCTGTACAATGAGAGGCTGTTGGAGCAAAAAGAAGAGGATTTGGTGGCTCTTAAAGCTAGTTTGCCAGATGCTGAAGGTGCTGAAGATGGTAATCAGAGGGTCGTACAGGGGTATTTTCGTGATGCGTGA
- the LOC138004139 gene encoding uncharacterized protein, with translation MKRQIQASEETMRQIWVQVMEGLQESELLTLVAQYAQEARERDRYVAGLINLYETELKKLSLSTDNLLNDKQRQVLQEEIHHLTSHSVENFRHGDIASRHDLITGDLINDFVSNIQDHCPLINSILESLVESGKPERNVFKTNEFKFKCASHALAALLNIRSSRTSSDFTLLFGLLCISYGGGKQFINMLNSIGLSLSWGTM, from the coding sequence ATGAAAAGGCAAATTCAGGCGAGCGAAGAAACAATGAGACAAATTTGGGTCCAGGTTATGGAAGGCCTACAGGAGAGTGAATTATTGACATTGGTTGCCCAGTATGCTCAGGAGGCTCGTGAAAGAGACCGATATGTTGCTGGACTGATTAATTTGTATGAGACAGAATTAAAGAAGCTCAGCTTGAGCACAGACAACCTTCTGAATGACAAGCAAAGACAGGTCCTGCAGGAAGAGATCCATCACCTAACATCACACAGTGTTGAGAATTTTAGACATGGAGACATTGCATCTCGGCATGATCTCATTACAGGAGACCTCATCAATGACTTTGTGTCAAATATTCAGGACCATTGCCCATTGATAAACAGCATCTTGGAAAGTTTAGTGGAAAGTGGAAAACCAGAAAGaaatgttttcaaaacaaatgaGTTTAAGTTTAAATGTGCTTCACATGCCCTGGCTGCCCTGTTGAATATCAGATCATCAAGAACTTCTTCTGATTTTACACTACTGTTTGGATTGTTGTGCATAAGTTATGGTGGAGGCAAGCAATTCATCAACATGTTGAATTCTATTGGTCTCTCTTTAAGTTGGGGTACCATGTAG
- the LOC138004144 gene encoding uncharacterized protein, whose protein sequence is MGEDSFELEDLEESFHELVISGKSTEHLTSTPLKERPLSEHISQQKHDLTPKSKSADLPSTKRRLIGRSLNSREIRSRHDELYPRIREGFEEKEGASTDQSVIMDYLNLYDSDKSLLTRAVKAVFPSSDLRRIRIKGGQMYPFQKLIYHITL, encoded by the exons CTTTTCACGAATTGGTGATATCAG GCAAATCCACTGAACATTTGACAAGTACCCCTTTGAAAGAGAGACCTTTATCGGAGCATATCTCACAACAGAAGCACGACCTTACACCCAAGTCGAAATCCGCGGACTTACCATCTACGAAACGAAGGCTGATAG GAAGATCCCTTAATTCTAGAGAGATACGTTCAAGGCACGATGAGCTTTATCCAAGGATCAGGGAaggttttgaagaaaaagaaggCGCCAGTACTGACCAATCAGTGATTATGGATTACCTTAATCTATATGACAGTGATAAGAGCCTTTTGACAAGAGCTGTCAAAGCTGTGTTTCCAAGCTCAGACTTGAGAAGGATTAGAATTAAAGGTGGCCAAATGTATCCTTTTCAAAAACTGATTTACCACATTACACTTTGA